One window of uncultured Trichococcus sp. genomic DNA carries:
- the cysK gene encoding cysteine synthase A, which produces MVKIVSSVAELIGDTPIIKLSNVVPEGFADVYLKLEAFNVGGSVKDRIALNMIETAEAEGVLRLGDTIVEPTSGNTGVGLAMLAAAKGYKSIFVMPDTMSIERRLLLSAYGAELVLTPGAEGMPAAIAKAKEIAEQPGHFLPLQFENSANPAIHETTTGPEIIAAFGGIGPDAFLSAVGTGGTITGVGRALRKVNPEIGIYALEPSESAVLSGGQKGPHKIQGIGTGFIPQVLDTAVFDGVFQVSSEEAFEMTRRLAKEEGILVGISSGAAVAGAIALAGQLSAGKSIVTIAPDNGERYLSTPVFQN; this is translated from the coding sequence ATGGTTAAGATAGTATCATCTGTAGCAGAGTTGATCGGCGATACACCGATCATCAAATTAAGCAATGTCGTACCGGAAGGCTTCGCCGATGTCTATTTGAAATTGGAGGCGTTCAATGTAGGCGGCAGCGTGAAGGATCGCATCGCTTTGAATATGATCGAAACAGCGGAAGCAGAGGGCGTCTTGAGGCTGGGCGACACGATCGTTGAGCCGACAAGCGGCAACACCGGCGTAGGCCTGGCGATGTTGGCGGCGGCGAAAGGCTATAAATCCATCTTTGTGATGCCCGATACGATGAGCATCGAGAGACGTCTGTTGCTTTCAGCCTATGGAGCCGAACTCGTCTTGACTCCCGGTGCTGAGGGGATGCCTGCAGCAATCGCGAAAGCCAAAGAAATCGCGGAACAACCTGGCCATTTTCTGCCTTTGCAGTTCGAAAATTCAGCCAATCCGGCTATACACGAAACGACAACCGGTCCGGAAATCATCGCAGCTTTCGGCGGCATCGGCCCGGATGCCTTCCTGTCGGCTGTCGGAACTGGCGGTACGATCACAGGGGTAGGCAGAGCCTTACGGAAAGTGAATCCGGAAATCGGCATTTACGCGCTCGAACCTTCCGAATCCGCCGTATTGAGCGGCGGCCAAAAAGGTCCGCATAAGATCCAGGGAATCGGTACCGGCTTCATTCCGCAAGTATTGGATACAGCGGTTTTCGACGGCGTATTCCAGGTTTCAAGTGAAGAAGCGTTCGAAATGACCCGCAGATTAGCCAAAGAAGAGGGCATACTTGTGGGCATCTCCAGCGGTGCGGCAGTGGCAGGGGCCATCGCCTTGGCCGGTCAACTTAGTGCAGGCAAGTCGATAGTGACGATCGCACCGGACAACGGTGAAAGATACCTCTCCACACCAGTGTTTCAGAATTAA
- a CDS encoding AAA family ATPase: MGNLYKDKLSGSRIGIVFGAFAPCHIGHLEVILKAKKENDGCVVIVCGEDGDCGEPFGLDVYRRFRYMRELFADDNQIYVVMAAGQGIPQKESEWESWLDIVNLKIADSLQHSDAQKIWYTGKTLQAEALEKEFTDEVHLVDTSLYPITGLNIRNDALRYFNAIALPFRRAFTKKVLVLGAPSGGKTTLVKDLAKLYSCPFSFEYSRQYQEESNVNDFELDGMDYQRLVTGQFQLNRDTIADPASQGMAILDTDVMVTKVYARLGAEDEDYAITPAEYAIVEQSANAFIARQLWDLILVVPPTLKYVDDGYRNMEFSEDAFLTTIHEMMLEEIASSGNLDKVVMLDAKGIGDKDEFSYYARYKQAKEAIDHLIGHQ, encoded by the coding sequence ATGGGGAATCTGTACAAGGACAAATTAAGCGGCAGCCGGATCGGTATCGTTTTCGGAGCGTTCGCCCCTTGCCATATCGGGCATCTGGAAGTCATCCTGAAGGCCAAGAAAGAGAATGACGGCTGCGTCGTGATCGTCTGCGGAGAAGATGGAGATTGCGGCGAGCCTTTCGGTCTGGATGTCTACAGGAGATTCCGTTATATGCGCGAATTATTTGCGGATGATAACCAGATTTATGTGGTGATGGCGGCAGGCCAAGGCATTCCGCAGAAAGAAAGCGAGTGGGAGTCCTGGTTGGACATCGTCAACCTCAAGATAGCTGATTCGCTGCAGCACAGCGATGCACAAAAGATTTGGTATACCGGGAAAACGTTGCAGGCTGAGGCATTGGAAAAAGAATTCACCGACGAAGTACATTTGGTTGACACCAGCCTGTACCCGATCACCGGCCTGAATATCCGCAATGATGCCTTGCGCTATTTTAATGCCATCGCCTTGCCTTTCCGCCGGGCGTTCACGAAAAAAGTGCTGGTATTGGGCGCTCCGAGCGGGGGGAAAACGACATTGGTCAAGGATTTGGCGAAACTGTATTCGTGCCCTTTCAGCTTCGAATATTCACGCCAGTATCAAGAAGAATCGAATGTGAACGATTTCGAACTGGATGGCATGGACTATCAGCGGTTAGTCACGGGGCAGTTCCAGCTGAACCGGGACACAATCGCCGATCCAGCCAGCCAAGGTATGGCAATCTTGGACACGGATGTGATGGTAACAAAAGTCTACGCACGTTTGGGGGCCGAGGACGAGGATTATGCGATCACACCAGCAGAATATGCGATAGTGGAGCAGTCGGCAAACGCCTTTATTGCGCGCCAATTGTGGGATCTGATCCTGGTTGTGCCGCCGACTCTGAAATATGTCGACGACGGCTACCGCAACATGGAATTTTCGGAGGACGCTTTTTTGACGACCATCCATGAAATGATGCTGGAGGAAATCGCAAGCAGCGGAAACCTGGATAAAGTGGTTATGCTTGATGCGAAAGGAATCGGCGATAAGGACGAATTCAGTTATTATGCCCGCTATAAGCAAGCAAAAGAAGCGATAGACCACTTGATAGGGCATCAATAA
- a CDS encoding DNA/RNA non-specific endonuclease, with protein MAKRKTSGKHKLLRLLLLFTWFLILTWIEIHEGVDPTSNQDGSTSTSIVLSADDAPQYTGADTIEINGGKSTFAPSELHFEGEGWISYGNLDELNRVTTMNAMLTTEMYQTGTDANSSILPTGWSKSNQNESNPKQLNRGHLLADVLGGSGEDWRNLVTLYRNANYPAMYFAAEFIVSEAIQAGTTVRYRVTPIFKGDELICEGLHIMAKSVGDDSVDLNVYVFNEPKDAVN; from the coding sequence ATGGCAAAAAGAAAAACTTCAGGCAAGCATAAACTGTTGCGGCTGCTGTTGCTGTTTACATGGTTTCTCATCCTTACCTGGATCGAAATACATGAAGGAGTCGATCCGACTTCAAACCAGGACGGCTCAACAAGCACTTCCATTGTCCTGTCCGCCGATGATGCGCCTCAATATACAGGTGCGGATACCATCGAAATTAACGGGGGAAAGAGCACTTTTGCCCCTTCAGAATTGCACTTTGAAGGGGAGGGTTGGATCAGTTACGGCAATCTGGATGAACTGAACCGCGTCACGACAATGAACGCCATGCTCACGACGGAAATGTACCAGACGGGCACCGATGCAAACAGCAGCATCCTGCCGACGGGATGGTCAAAAAGCAATCAGAATGAATCGAATCCCAAACAGCTGAACCGCGGACATCTGTTGGCCGATGTGCTGGGCGGAAGCGGTGAGGATTGGCGAAATCTCGTGACATTATACCGGAACGCGAACTATCCGGCCATGTACTTTGCTGCAGAGTTCATTGTCAGTGAAGCAATCCAAGCAGGCACCACGGTCCGCTACCGGGTAACGCCCATTTTCAAAGGCGATGAATTGATTTGCGAAGGGCTGCATATCATGGCGAAGAGCGTCGGCGATGATTCAGTCGATCTGAACGTCTATGTCTTCAACGAGCCCAAAGACGCCGTCAATTAG
- a CDS encoding VanZ family protein, which translates to MRFTFNTKSTALCLWMCVIFLLSHQNGQDSSETSGVLLELLKFIGIGPGSSVQGALSYLVRKAGHFTEYLILAILFLRCRKERGTSGKTALHALLFVFLYASSDEFHQSFIPGRGPAFSDVWIDTAGGLTGIMLYEWKQRVMERQNPIYCKK; encoded by the coding sequence ATGCGTTTTACTTTTAACACTAAATCAACAGCTTTATGCCTCTGGATGTGCGTCATTTTTCTCCTGTCGCACCAAAATGGTCAAGATTCTTCTGAAACAAGCGGCGTCCTATTGGAATTGCTGAAATTTATCGGCATCGGACCAGGCAGTTCGGTTCAGGGTGCACTCAGTTACCTGGTCCGCAAGGCAGGCCACTTCACCGAATACTTGATTTTGGCTATCCTGTTTTTGCGTTGTCGTAAGGAACGAGGAACTTCGGGAAAAACAGCTTTGCATGCCTTGCTTTTTGTATTCCTTTACGCCTCCTCTGACGAGTTCCATCAGTCCTTCATTCCGGGAAGAGGGCCCGCCTTTTCCGATGTATGGATCGATACCGCCGGGGGACTGACCGGCATCATGCTTTATGAATGGAAACAGAGAGTGATGGAGCGGCAAAACCCGATTTACTGCAAAAAATAA
- a CDS encoding formate/nitrite transporter family protein, translating to MGALTPKELLEEAILRGKHKADYSIMTTAALGIMAGVFIGLAGVAMIRTMGSMPAAWGTLVNLLGAMVFPFGLICLLLVGGELVTGNMLSVSLALFAKEISGKSWLKNMAVVTLFNLIGALFVAYFFGYLSGTLQGAFIDRTIAVARGRIDVAPVQLFFSSVACNILVCTGVYMNYAAKDFIGKIFGTYLPIMAFVIAGYQHVVANMFLIPAGIFAGGATWTEFMLNISIVWIGNLAGGGFFMGGLYFLAYRIGIQK from the coding sequence ATGGGAGCATTGACCCCGAAAGAATTGTTAGAAGAAGCCATTTTAAGAGGCAAACATAAAGCCGATTACAGTATCATGACGACGGCTGCATTGGGTATCATGGCCGGCGTCTTCATCGGACTGGCGGGCGTCGCCATGATCCGCACAATGGGATCGATGCCGGCTGCTTGGGGTACGCTCGTCAACTTGTTGGGGGCGATGGTTTTCCCGTTCGGACTGATTTGCCTGTTGTTGGTGGGTGGTGAATTGGTGACAGGGAATATGCTGTCCGTATCACTTGCGTTGTTCGCAAAAGAAATATCCGGGAAATCATGGTTGAAGAACATGGCGGTCGTCACACTGTTCAACTTGATTGGAGCCCTTTTTGTAGCCTACTTCTTCGGCTATTTGTCCGGCACACTGCAAGGAGCGTTTATCGATAGAACGATTGCTGTCGCCAGAGGCCGTATCGATGTGGCACCCGTTCAATTGTTCTTTTCTTCGGTTGCCTGCAATATCCTGGTCTGCACGGGCGTTTACATGAACTATGCAGCCAAGGATTTCATCGGGAAAATCTTCGGTACTTATCTTCCGATCATGGCTTTCGTCATCGCTGGTTATCAGCATGTGGTCGCGAACATGTTTTTGATTCCGGCAGGGATTTTTGCCGGAGGGGCCACTTGGACAGAATTCATGCTGAATATCAGCATCGTTTGGATCGGCAATCTGGCCGGCGGCGGTTTCTTCATGGGCGGACTCTATTTCCTAGCATACAGAATCGGTATCCAGAAGTGA
- a CDS encoding DUF6241 domain-containing protein, with amino-acid sequence MGISFITLEMENVVEDGLNEKSVQVIETSIREPRTEVPQEFESSELASDGEFIELLLSKGVFEGIGLPEEDDYMNALHKMTHQKVLAFAKWGAIQMTVETIDEMLRVLDEANYEQETFYRETLEAWMNGDFSNTVDVHNQLWEAQGGTVGKAKRLLTPEEEAEFIKNNLK; translated from the coding sequence TTGGGAATTAGTTTCATTACGCTGGAGATGGAAAATGTGGTTGAAGACGGACTGAATGAAAAATCCGTTCAAGTTATCGAAACATCAATACGAGAACCCCGGACGGAAGTACCGCAAGAATTCGAATCTTCCGAATTAGCATCGGATGGAGAATTTATAGAACTGCTTTTGTCGAAAGGGGTTTTCGAAGGCATCGGATTACCAGAAGAAGACGACTACATGAACGCCCTCCATAAAATGACGCATCAGAAGGTTCTTGCGTTCGCGAAGTGGGGCGCAATCCAAATGACCGTTGAAACAATCGATGAAATGCTTCGTGTGTTGGACGAAGCTAACTATGAACAGGAAACGTTCTATCGCGAAACACTGGAAGCGTGGATGAATGGGGATTTCTCGAATACGGTGGACGTACACAACCAGCTTTGGGAAGCGCAAGGAGGTACAGTTGGCAAGGCAAAACGATTGTTGACACCGGAAGAAGAAGCGGAATTCATCAAAAATAACCTAAAGTAA
- a CDS encoding uroporphyrinogen-III synthase codes for MTKAVLLTRPLAMNAEDQVRFLAEGYGRFYEIPLCEIKQLPVSEATKSKINGAEWLFFTSQAPVKSVLGVVEKGRRPSIAVIGKKTGAMVQACGFEVAFISPQETKKQFVSAWQERFPSGTSIFYPKSQLADDYIEERLGIENEVTGSVLYQNVFPDERKAELAKLLNLGELSAVYFASPSAWHRFLSVHEKTDEQSLIFYAIGKTTEKAINDSGYKARLLRKQESKTAGNPEKTW; via the coding sequence ATGACGAAAGCGGTATTGTTGACCAGACCTCTAGCCATGAATGCCGAAGATCAGGTCCGCTTCCTTGCGGAAGGGTATGGACGGTTTTACGAAATACCCTTATGCGAAATCAAACAGTTACCGGTATCGGAAGCCACCAAAAGCAAAATCAATGGGGCCGAATGGCTTTTCTTTACGAGTCAAGCGCCTGTGAAGAGTGTCTTGGGTGTTGTTGAAAAAGGGCGTCGCCCGTCGATTGCCGTGATCGGTAAGAAAACCGGCGCAATGGTCCAAGCATGCGGATTTGAAGTGGCTTTCATCAGCCCGCAGGAAACAAAAAAACAGTTCGTTTCCGCTTGGCAGGAACGCTTTCCATCGGGGACTTCGATTTTCTACCCTAAGAGCCAACTCGCCGATGACTATATCGAGGAACGCCTAGGGATCGAAAACGAGGTGACCGGTTCGGTCCTTTACCAAAACGTCTTCCCGGACGAACGCAAAGCGGAATTGGCGAAGCTGCTCAACTTGGGTGAACTGTCCGCTGTTTACTTCGCCAGCCCATCGGCGTGGCACAGATTTCTTTCGGTACATGAAAAGACTGATGAGCAGTCCTTGATTTTCTATGCTATCGGAAAGACGACAGAAAAAGCAATCAACGACAGCGGATACAAGGCACGCCTGTTGAGAAAACAAGAAAGCAAAACTGCAGGAAATCCGGAAAAAACATGGTGA
- the cobA gene encoding uroporphyrinogen-III C-methyltransferase has protein sequence MIHFVGSGPGDPELMTAKGVRLLQHADAVIYDRLVNPLLLFHCKQDCLFIYVGKTPDRKSIKQTEINAKLIETAGSYESVVRLKGGDPVIFGRLTEELEACQEAGIRFDITPGITAANGTAGYSGISLTQRGVATSVTFTTGRLVDNEKNTFQQLLNGQTVCLYMGIEALDRFVEAALAQGMKAEMPILITQWGTYGRQAKLQGTLADIREKISAAKIENPAMIILGEVVHAGERFDWFSDLSEKGKSKLYVSTRKPVMEALLQQTQKGADVWWMQVGEGRDRRFDAVNSHYLAEQHFDTIIFDDAKAKKIYEAEKGKPSWEH, from the coding sequence ATGATCCATTTCGTCGGTTCAGGCCCGGGAGATCCGGAATTGATGACCGCAAAAGGTGTGCGGCTGCTGCAGCACGCCGATGCGGTCATCTACGATCGCCTGGTCAATCCGTTGCTGCTCTTTCATTGCAAGCAGGATTGCCTTTTCATCTATGTCGGTAAAACACCTGATCGGAAATCGATCAAGCAAACAGAAATCAATGCGAAACTGATTGAAACTGCCGGTTCATATGAATCGGTCGTCCGTCTGAAAGGCGGCGATCCGGTTATTTTCGGCCGTCTGACGGAAGAATTAGAGGCTTGCCAAGAAGCGGGTATCCGCTTCGACATCACACCCGGAATCACTGCCGCCAACGGCACTGCCGGCTACAGCGGGATTTCGCTGACGCAAAGAGGGGTGGCCACTTCGGTGACTTTCACGACCGGCAGACTGGTCGATAATGAAAAAAATACTTTCCAGCAATTGTTGAATGGCCAAACTGTGTGCCTTTACATGGGCATAGAGGCGCTCGACCGATTTGTGGAAGCGGCTTTGGCGCAAGGGATGAAAGCGGAAATGCCTATCCTGATCACGCAATGGGGAACCTACGGCAGGCAGGCAAAGCTGCAAGGAACCTTAGCGGACATCAGGGAAAAAATCAGCGCTGCCAAAATCGAAAATCCGGCCATGATCATCCTGGGTGAAGTTGTCCATGCCGGGGAACGCTTCGATTGGTTTTCGGACTTGTCGGAAAAAGGGAAGTCCAAACTGTACGTCTCAACCCGGAAACCAGTTATGGAAGCCTTGCTCCAACAGACGCAAAAGGGCGCGGATGTCTGGTGGATGCAAGTGGGCGAAGGGCGCGACCGCCGCTTTGATGCTGTAAACAGCCACTACTTGGCGGAGCAGCATTTCGATACAATCATCTTTGATGATGCAAAAGCAAAAAAAATTTATGAAGCGGAAAAGGGGAAGCCATCATGGGAGCATTGA
- a CDS encoding metallophosphoesterase: MFTDKRLTEAYEKARVEYIDETSNYVFLSDCHRGDGSLSDEFARNKNIFLHALEYYYKNEFIYVENGDGDELWEHHEFKHIKNAHPEVFAILKRFYDEKRLIMIYGNHNIYLKSQWYVKQNYFRNYDEYTEFFYDFLPGIRPIEALVLKERNTKQEIFVVHGMQGDLPNDQLWYPTMLSLKYFWRFLHAFGVKSPTSPVKNMNKRHKIEKNYVKWIQKHEKMLICGHTHRFKYPKTKDLPYFNSGCCIYPTSITAIEITGGQIQLVRWKTRVNEDGLLQIKREVMRGPDPIEKFDIRANVKNEPVTE; encoded by the coding sequence ATGTTTACAGATAAACGACTGACGGAGGCCTATGAAAAAGCAAGGGTCGAATACATCGACGAAACATCAAATTATGTTTTTTTGAGTGACTGCCATAGAGGCGACGGGAGCCTCTCGGACGAATTCGCACGGAACAAAAACATTTTTTTGCATGCGTTGGAATACTATTACAAAAATGAGTTCATATATGTTGAAAACGGGGACGGGGATGAACTGTGGGAGCACCACGAGTTCAAGCACATAAAAAATGCCCATCCGGAAGTGTTCGCTATCCTGAAACGTTTTTATGATGAAAAACGTTTGATCATGATTTACGGGAACCACAATATCTATCTGAAAAGCCAATGGTATGTGAAACAAAATTACTTTCGGAACTATGATGAATACACCGAGTTCTTCTACGATTTCCTCCCCGGGATCCGACCGATCGAAGCCTTGGTTTTGAAGGAACGGAACACGAAACAGGAAATATTCGTCGTCCATGGCATGCAGGGCGATCTGCCGAACGATCAACTGTGGTACCCGACGATGCTTTCCTTGAAATATTTTTGGCGGTTCCTGCATGCATTCGGCGTCAAGAGCCCAACGAGTCCCGTGAAAAATATGAACAAACGGCATAAAATCGAAAAAAACTATGTGAAGTGGATCCAAAAGCATGAAAAAATGCTTATCTGCGGCCATACGCACCGTTTCAAATACCCAAAAACAAAAGATTTGCCATACTTCAATTCGGGCTGCTGCATCTATCCGACAAGCATCACTGCCATCGAGATTACCGGTGGGCAGATCCAATTGGTCAGATGGAAAACGCGCGTGAATGAGGATGGCTTGCTTCAGATCAAACGCGAAGTCATGCGCGGGCCGGATCCGATCGAAAAATTCGATATCCGGGCGAACGTCAAAAATGAGCCAGTAACTGAATAA
- the hemC gene encoding hydroxymethylbilane synthase — MKILRVGTRSSALALKQTELVIEALKRVDPSVNVEVVGITTKGDRLVNVPLTQIGGKGVFVKEVEAQLLDRTIDFAVHSLKDMPARLPEGLTIVATPERANPFDCLIWNDDKPFSGTAAPMVIGTSSVRRINQLKTAFPNMSFVPIRGNIETRLRKMKEEGLDGIVLAAAGLERMGYLKALHTLMLKPEVCVPAIGQGIMAVQCREGDKELMALLRGINDEAASIACRTERFFLHRANGNCDLPIGGYAHRLDDGQWEFLAFLAGSIDEPGVTKRYVGDDPLKLAEMAADELLP; from the coding sequence ATGAAGATACTAAGAGTGGGTACACGAAGCAGTGCGCTGGCACTGAAACAAACCGAGCTTGTGATTGAAGCTCTTAAAAGAGTGGATCCGTCGGTAAATGTCGAGGTGGTCGGCATCACCACCAAAGGGGACAGGCTGGTCAATGTGCCCTTGACGCAAATCGGAGGCAAAGGCGTATTTGTGAAGGAAGTCGAGGCCCAGCTGTTGGACAGGACGATCGACTTTGCGGTGCATAGCCTCAAGGATATGCCTGCCCGTTTGCCGGAAGGATTGACTATCGTCGCCACACCCGAAAGGGCGAATCCGTTCGATTGTTTGATCTGGAATGATGACAAACCTTTTTCGGGTACAGCTGCGCCTATGGTGATAGGCACAAGCAGTGTGCGCAGGATCAACCAGTTGAAGACTGCATTTCCGAACATGTCGTTTGTGCCGATCCGCGGCAATATCGAGACCCGACTCCGGAAGATGAAGGAAGAAGGATTGGACGGTATCGTCCTGGCGGCAGCAGGGCTTGAAAGGATGGGCTATCTGAAGGCATTGCATACGCTTATGCTCAAACCGGAAGTGTGTGTGCCGGCGATCGGTCAAGGAATCATGGCTGTCCAGTGCCGTGAGGGCGATAAGGAACTGATGGCATTGCTGCGCGGAATCAATGATGAAGCTGCATCAATTGCCTGCCGTACGGAACGTTTCTTTCTGCATCGGGCCAATGGCAACTGCGACTTGCCGATAGGCGGCTATGCGCATCGATTGGACGATGGGCAATGGGAATTTTTGGCGTTCTTGGCCGGATCGATCGACGAACCTGGAGTAACGAAACGATATGTCGGAGATGATCCGCTGAAGTTGGCGGAAATGGCTGCAGACGAATTGTTGCCATGA
- a CDS encoding nitrite reductase (NAD(P)H) small subunit: protein MTEKIFLTTTEALLPQIGRSVSIGNKKIALFQLSDGRITAIEDFCPLTGGPVLEGTVSGDYLYEPLRDYKISLLDGRIQEPDEGQLKVYELLLEDGNIYLKGAYL from the coding sequence ATGACAGAAAAAATATTTTTGACCACAACAGAGGCTTTGCTTCCGCAGATAGGACGATCCGTATCGATCGGGAACAAAAAGATTGCCCTTTTCCAACTATCAGACGGCCGCATCACGGCCATCGAAGATTTTTGCCCATTGACTGGCGGACCTGTTCTGGAAGGGACCGTATCAGGCGATTACCTTTACGAACCGCTGCGGGATTATAAAATCTCCTTGCTTGACGGGCGCATCCAGGAACCTGATGAAGGCCAATTGAAAGTTTATGAGCTGTTGTTGGAAGACGGGAACATATACCTGAAGGGTGCTTACCTATGA